In the genome of Pseudomonas bubulae, one region contains:
- a CDS encoding aspartate aminotransferase family protein, producing MNLFNLRRHSPSLEEMAAHSAPSKAGNHPSRDCLMPCVEREAQVFVRGQGSWMWDSDSRAYLDFTQGSAANSLGHSPAVLVKAMTEQAQSLLNPGAGFLNRGMLNLAQRLCESTGSDQVHLLNTGAEANEGAIKLARKWGQLHRGGAHRIITASRSCHGRSFGAMSASGSASVDNRFEPQLPGFINVPFNDLPALHAAVDAQTVAIMLEPVQSEAGVIPATEHYLKGVERLCRELGILLILDEVQTGVGRCGTLLAEQNYAIRADIITLGKGLGGGVPVAALLARGKACCLEPGELGGTHHGNALMSAAGLAVLDTVLDKGFLQQVRDAGQHLREGLGRLANSYAQGELRGQGLLWGLTLSDNSADAVVKAALYEGLLISAPQPDCLRFTPALCVSKGNIDEMLLRLARAFSRVRTAQLQCRRGVAV from the coding sequence ATGAACCTGTTTAACCTGCGTCGCCATTCCCCCAGCCTCGAAGAAATGGCCGCCCACTCTGCGCCATCCAAAGCTGGCAACCACCCGTCCCGAGACTGCCTGATGCCCTGCGTTGAGCGTGAAGCCCAAGTGTTTGTGCGCGGCCAGGGCTCATGGATGTGGGACAGCGACAGCCGTGCATATCTGGATTTTACCCAGGGCAGTGCGGCCAACAGCCTGGGCCACAGCCCGGCGGTGCTGGTCAAGGCAATGACCGAGCAGGCGCAATCATTGCTAAACCCGGGTGCAGGTTTTCTAAACCGCGGGATGTTGAACCTGGCGCAGCGCTTGTGTGAAAGCACCGGTAGTGATCAGGTGCATTTGCTCAACACCGGCGCTGAGGCCAATGAAGGTGCGATCAAGCTGGCACGCAAATGGGGCCAGCTGCATCGCGGTGGCGCCCATCGGATCATCACGGCCAGCCGCAGCTGCCACGGTCGCAGCTTTGGCGCGATGTCGGCTTCGGGCAGCGCATCTGTGGATAACCGCTTCGAGCCACAGTTGCCGGGTTTTATCAATGTGCCGTTCAACGATTTGCCGGCGCTGCATGCGGCAGTCGATGCGCAGACCGTGGCCATCATGCTGGAGCCGGTACAAAGCGAAGCCGGGGTGATTCCTGCGACTGAGCACTACCTCAAGGGTGTTGAGCGCTTGTGTCGCGAGCTGGGCATTTTGCTGATCCTGGATGAAGTGCAGACCGGCGTGGGGCGTTGCGGCACCTTGCTGGCAGAACAGAATTACGCCATTCGCGCCGACATCATTACGTTAGGCAAGGGCCTGGGCGGCGGTGTACCAGTGGCCGCATTGCTGGCTCGGGGCAAGGCCTGTTGCCTGGAGCCCGGCGAGCTGGGCGGTACCCATCATGGCAATGCCTTGATGAGCGCAGCGGGGTTGGCGGTGCTGGATACCGTGCTGGACAAGGGCTTTCTGCAGCAGGTTCGCGACGCGGGGCAACACCTGCGCGAGGGTTTGGGCCGGTTGGCGAATAGTTATGCACAGGGCGAATTGCGCGGCCAGGGTCTGCTTTGGGGTCTGACCTTGTCGGATAACTCGGCAGACGCTGTGGTCAAGGCGGCGTTGTATGAGGGCTTGCTGATCAGCGCCCCGCAGCCCGACTGCCTGCGTTTTACCCCGGCCCTGTGTGTGAGCAAGGGCAATATCGATGAAATGCTGCTGCGTCTGGCCCGGGCGTTTTCCCGGGTTCGAACGGCGCAATTGCAGTGCCGTCGCGGGGTTGCCGTCTGA
- a CDS encoding YqaE/Pmp3 family membrane protein, translating to MDLIKIIFAILLPPLGVFMQVGFAGAFWLNILLTLCGYIPGIVHAVWIIAKR from the coding sequence ATGGATCTTATTAAAATCATCTTTGCCATTCTGCTTCCACCGCTGGGTGTGTTTATGCAGGTGGGTTTTGCCGGTGCGTTCTGGCTGAATATTCTGCTGACCCTGTGCGGCTATATCCCGGGCATCGTGCATGCGGTGTGGATTATCGCCAAGCGGTAA
- a CDS encoding S9 family peptidase, with translation MNETHVLSPKAEPFSAALAVAAGVDFAELRVGPQGLFWNEYRPQDAASRIWHWRDGQAHCLTPAGFSARSRVYEYGGGGFCLSDNAVVFVNETDQQLYLQPLEGSAPQALTQGECRYGGVQFAGGQVLAVEETGDQHRLVSIDLDTLERQILAEGADFYGAPALSPDGQRLAWVEWSRPHQPWTSTRLMLAEGQTAGRWNTAQCLAGDLDEESLQQPRFDEHNRLHCLTDRAGFWQPWAESGEGLVPAPSARADHAPAPWQLGTSTFVPLGEQAYLASWTEDGFGRLGIRTADGNLEDFTGDYSHFRSLALDEAFIYCIAASPIRPSAVIRICRAEHKVEVLAGGIAPLPPERISRPRTLRYPSGTGHAHGFFYPAMNGEKKPPLLVFIHGGPTSACYPMLDPRIQYWTQRGFAVADLNYRGSTGYGREYRQALHLNWGVVDVEDACAVVSYLTEQDLIAPRRAFIRGGSAGGYTTLCALAFHKVFRAGASLYGVSDPIALTRSTHKFEGDYLDWLIGDPERDAERYAARTPLLYANQISVPVIFFQGELDAVVVPQQTRDMLQALQYNGIPAQAHYYPDERHGFRKASNQAHALEQEWLFYSQVMQADT, from the coding sequence ATGAACGAAACTCACGTCTTATCGCCAAAAGCTGAGCCCTTCAGCGCCGCACTCGCCGTGGCCGCCGGGGTTGATTTCGCAGAATTGCGAGTCGGCCCTCAAGGCCTGTTCTGGAACGAATATCGTCCACAGGATGCGGCCTCGCGCATCTGGCACTGGCGCGATGGCCAGGCCCACTGCCTGACGCCCGCTGGTTTCAGCGCACGCAGCCGGGTCTATGAGTACGGCGGTGGCGGGTTTTGCCTGAGCGATAACGCCGTGGTGTTCGTCAACGAAACCGATCAGCAGCTGTATCTGCAACCTCTGGAAGGTAGCGCCCCGCAGGCACTGACCCAGGGCGAATGCCGCTACGGCGGCGTGCAGTTTGCCGGCGGGCAGGTGCTGGCAGTCGAAGAAACCGGCGACCAACACCGACTGGTCAGCATCGACCTGGACACCCTTGAACGTCAGATCCTGGCTGAAGGTGCCGACTTCTACGGCGCACCGGCGCTGAGCCCTGACGGCCAGCGCCTGGCCTGGGTTGAATGGAGCCGTCCACACCAGCCGTGGACCTCTACCCGTTTGATGCTGGCCGAAGGCCAAACCGCCGGGCGCTGGAACACCGCGCAATGCCTGGCCGGTGATCTTGATGAGGAATCGCTGCAACAGCCGCGTTTCGACGAACATAACCGGCTCCATTGCCTGACCGACCGCGCAGGTTTCTGGCAGCCCTGGGCCGAATCTGGCGAAGGCCTGGTACCCGCGCCCAGCGCGCGCGCCGATCACGCCCCGGCCCCTTGGCAACTGGGCACCAGCACCTTTGTGCCACTGGGAGAGCAGGCCTATCTGGCCAGTTGGACCGAGGACGGCTTCGGGCGACTGGGCATCCGCACAGCTGACGGCAACCTCGAAGACTTCACCGGTGACTACAGCCATTTTCGCAGCCTGGCATTGGATGAGGCATTTATCTACTGCATCGCAGCATCGCCGATACGCCCTTCAGCCGTGATCCGTATCTGCCGTGCCGAGCATAAGGTGGAGGTACTGGCAGGTGGCATTGCACCGCTGCCCCCCGAACGTATCAGCCGCCCGAGAACTCTGCGTTATCCCTCTGGAACGGGCCATGCCCACGGTTTTTTCTACCCGGCTATGAACGGCGAAAAAAAACCGCCCCTGCTGGTATTTATCCACGGCGGTCCGACTTCGGCCTGTTACCCGATGCTAGACCCGCGCATTCAATACTGGACCCAGCGCGGCTTTGCCGTGGCTGACCTCAACTATCGCGGCAGCACCGGCTATGGCCGTGAGTATCGTCAAGCCTTGCATTTGAATTGGGGCGTGGTGGATGTCGAAGATGCCTGCGCGGTGGTCAGTTATCTCACCGAACAAGATCTGATTGCTCCCCGCCGTGCGTTTATTCGTGGCGGCAGCGCGGGGGGTTACACCACCTTGTGCGCGCTGGCATTCCATAAAGTGTTCCGGGCGGGTGCCAGCCTGTACGGGGTCAGCGACCCGATTGCGCTGACGCGGTCCACCCACAAGTTTGAAGGTGACTACCTGGACTGGCTGATTGGCGATCCGGAGCGCGACGCTGAACGCTATGCAGCGCGCACTCCGTTGCTGTACGCCAACCAGATCAGCGTGCCGGTTATTTTCTTCCAGGGTGAGCTGGACGCTGTAGTGGTGCCGCAACAAACCCGCGACATGCTCCAGGCCCTGCAATACAACGGCATCCCGGCCCAGGCCCATTACTACCCGGACGAGCGCCACGGCTTTCGCAAGGCCAGTAACCAGGCCCATGCACTGGAACAGGAATGGTTGTTTTATAGCCAGGTGATGCAGGCCGATACATAA
- the pqqE gene encoding pyrroloquinoline quinone biosynthesis protein PqqE: MPDSRIPPKPEVGLPLWLLAELTYRCPLQCPYCSNPLDFAQQGKELSTEQWIKVFREAREMGAAQLGFSGGEPLVRQDLAELIGEARKLGFYTNLITSGIGLTEQKISDFKKAGLDHIQISFQASDEQVNNLLAGSKKAFAQKLEMARAVKAHGYPMVLNFVTHRHNIDKIDRIIELCIALEADFVELATCQFYGWAQLNRVGLLPTKEQLVRAERITNEYRAKLEAEGHPCKLIFVTPDYYEERPKACMNGWGSIFLTVTPDGTALPCHGARQMPVEFPNVRDHSMQHIWYDSFGFNRFRGYDWMPEPCRSCDEKEKDFGGCRCQAFMLTGDASNADPVCSKSPQHNLILKAREEAEHATQTIEQLAFRNERNSRLIAKS, translated from the coding sequence TTGCCTGACAGCCGTATCCCGCCCAAGCCTGAAGTCGGCCTGCCGCTGTGGCTGCTGGCTGAATTGACCTACCGCTGCCCGTTACAATGTCCGTATTGCTCCAACCCTCTGGACTTCGCCCAGCAGGGCAAAGAACTGAGCACCGAACAGTGGATCAAGGTGTTTCGCGAGGCGCGGGAGATGGGTGCAGCGCAACTGGGGTTCTCCGGTGGCGAGCCACTGGTGCGCCAGGATCTGGCAGAGTTGATTGGCGAAGCGCGCAAGCTGGGTTTCTATACCAACTTGATCACCTCGGGCATCGGCCTGACCGAGCAAAAGATCAGCGACTTCAAAAAAGCCGGGCTGGACCATATCCAGATCAGCTTCCAGGCCAGCGACGAGCAGGTCAACAACCTGCTGGCCGGCTCGAAAAAAGCCTTCGCGCAAAAGCTCGAAATGGCCAGGGCCGTCAAGGCCCACGGCTACCCGATGGTGCTGAACTTCGTCACCCATCGGCACAACATCGACAAAATCGACCGCATCATCGAGCTGTGCATCGCCCTTGAAGCCGACTTTGTTGAGCTGGCCACCTGTCAGTTCTACGGCTGGGCCCAGCTCAACCGTGTCGGCCTGCTACCGACCAAGGAGCAACTGGTACGGGCTGAGCGCATCACCAACGAATACCGGGCCAAACTGGAAGCAGAGGGTCACCCCTGCAAGCTGATCTTCGTGACGCCGGACTATTACGAAGAACGCCCAAAAGCCTGCATGAACGGCTGGGGCAGCATCTTTTTGACCGTTACACCTGACGGCACGGCCCTGCCGTGTCATGGTGCCCGACAAATGCCGGTCGAGTTCCCCAATGTGCGTGACCACAGCATGCAGCACATCTGGTACGACTCGTTTGGCTTCAACCGTTTTCGTGGTTATGACTGGATGCCCGAGCCCTGCCGCTCGTGCGACGAGAAAGAAAAGGACTTCGGCGGCTGCCGTTGCCAGGCCTTTATGCTCACCGGGGACGCCAGCAATGCGGACCCGGTGTGCAGCAAATCGCCCCAACACAACCTGATTCTCAAGGCGCGCGAAGAAGCCGAGCACGCCACCCAGACCATCGAACAATTGGCCTTCCGAAATGAACGAAACTCACGTCTTATCGCCAAAAGCTGA
- the pqqD gene encoding pyrroloquinoline quinone biosynthesis peptide chaperone PqqD has translation MSFDRSKIPTWRTGYRYQYEPAQKGHVLLYPEGMIKLNDSAALIGGLIDGQRDVAAIIGELEKQFPGVPELGADIEQFMEVARAEHWIELA, from the coding sequence ATGAGCTTTGATCGCAGCAAAATCCCGACCTGGCGCACCGGCTATCGTTACCAGTACGAGCCCGCGCAAAAAGGCCATGTGTTGCTGTACCCCGAAGGCATGATCAAGCTCAATGACAGCGCGGCCCTGATCGGCGGCCTGATCGACGGCCAGCGCGACGTCGCGGCCATTATTGGCGAACTGGAAAAACAGTTCCCCGGCGTACCCGAGCTCGGCGCAGATATCGAGCAATTTATGGAGGTCGCTCGTGCAGAGCACTGGATCGAACTTGCCTGA
- the pqqC gene encoding pyrroloquinoline-quinone synthase PqqC yields the protein MTQAPLSTAEFEAALRAKGAYYHVYHPYQVAMYEGRATREQIQGWVANRYYYQVNIPLKDAAILANCPDREVRREWIQRMIDHDGAPGEDGGIEAWLRLGQAVGLDPDQLRSQELVLPGVRFAVDAYVNFARRATWEEAASSSLTEMFAPQIHQSRLDSWPQHYPWIDPAGYEYFRTRLGQARRDVEHGLAITLQHYTTYEGQQRMLEILQFKLDILWSMLDAMTMAYELDRPPYHSVTSQRVWHKGITL from the coding sequence ATGACCCAAGCCCCACTCTCTACCGCCGAATTCGAGGCCGCCCTGCGGGCCAAAGGCGCGTATTACCACGTCTACCACCCCTATCAGGTGGCAATGTACGAAGGCCGCGCGACTCGCGAGCAGATCCAGGGCTGGGTCGCCAACCGTTACTACTACCAGGTCAATATCCCGCTTAAGGATGCCGCGATCCTGGCCAACTGCCCTGACCGTGAAGTGCGCCGCGAGTGGATTCAACGCATGATCGACCACGACGGCGCGCCCGGTGAAGACGGCGGCATCGAAGCCTGGCTGCGCCTCGGTCAAGCGGTTGGCCTGGACCCGGATCAACTGCGCTCTCAAGAGCTGGTCCTGCCCGGCGTTCGTTTTGCCGTGGATGCCTACGTCAACTTCGCCCGCCGCGCTACATGGGAAGAAGCCGCCAGCAGCTCGCTGACCGAAATGTTTGCGCCGCAAATCCATCAGTCGCGCCTGGACAGCTGGCCCCAGCATTACCCGTGGATCGACCCCGCCGGCTACGAATACTTCCGCACCCGGTTGGGCCAGGCCCGACGCGACGTGGAGCACGGGCTGGCAATCACCCTGCAGCACTACACTACTTATGAAGGCCAGCAGCGCATGCTGGAAATCCTGCAGTTCAAACTCGATATCCTGTGGAGCATGCTCGATGCCATGACCATGGCCTACGAGCTGGACCGCCCGCCCTATCACAGCGTGACCAGCCAACGTGTCTGGCACAAAGGAATCACCCTATGA
- the pqqB gene encoding pyrroloquinoline quinone biosynthesis protein PqqB produces the protein MFVQILGSAAGGGFPQWNCNCVNCAGFRDGSLNAKARTQSSIAISDDGVNWVLCNTSPDIRAQLQDFAPMQPGRALRDTGISAIILMDSQIDHTTGLLSLREGCPHEVWCTDMVHEDLSTGFPLFTMLKHWNGGLNWNRIELEGSFTIPACPNLRFSPLPLRSAAPPYSPHRFDPHPGDNIGLIVEDLRTGGKLFYAPGLGKVDAPLLEIMAGSDCLLVDGTMWDDDEMQRRGVGTRTGREMGHLAQNGPGGMLEVLEQLPEQRKVLIHINNTNPILDEDSAERAELVRRGVEVAFDGMSIEL, from the coding sequence ATGTTTGTCCAGATTCTAGGTTCCGCCGCTGGCGGTGGTTTCCCGCAGTGGAACTGCAACTGCGTCAACTGCGCGGGTTTTCGTGATGGTTCGTTAAACGCCAAGGCACGTACCCAATCGTCGATTGCGATCTCCGACGACGGCGTGAACTGGGTGCTGTGCAACACCTCGCCCGACATTCGCGCGCAACTCCAGGACTTCGCCCCGATGCAACCGGGCCGTGCCCTGCGTGATACCGGGATCAGCGCCATCATTCTGATGGACAGCCAGATCGACCACACCACCGGCCTGCTGAGCCTGCGCGAAGGCTGCCCCCACGAAGTCTGGTGCACTGACATGGTCCACGAAGACCTGAGCACCGGTTTCCCGCTGTTCACCATGCTTAAGCACTGGAATGGTGGCCTGAACTGGAACCGCATCGAGCTGGAAGGTTCGTTCACCATCCCGGCCTGCCCCAACCTGCGTTTCAGCCCGCTGCCCCTGCGCAGTGCCGCGCCGCCGTATTCGCCGCATCGCTTCGACCCGCACCCGGGCGACAACATCGGCCTGATCGTCGAAGACCTGCGCACCGGCGGCAAACTGTTCTACGCCCCCGGCCTGGGCAAGGTTGACGCACCCTTGCTGGAAATCATGGCGGGCAGCGACTGCCTGCTGGTAGATGGCACCATGTGGGACGACGACGAAATGCAGCGCCGCGGCGTAGGCACCCGTACCGGCCGGGAAATGGGCCATCTGGCGCAAAACGGCCCCGGTGGCATGCTCGAAGTGCTTGAGCAACTGCCCGAGCAGCGCAAAGTGCTTATCCACATCAACAACACCAACCCGATTCTCGACGAAGACTCCGCCGAGCGTGCCGAACTGGTTCGCCGGGGGGTTGAAGTGGCCTTTGATGGCATGAGTATCGAATTGTAA
- the pqqA gene encoding pyrroloquinoline quinone precursor peptide PqqA, whose amino-acid sequence MAWTKPAYTDLRIGFEVTMYFASR is encoded by the coding sequence ATGGCTTGGACTAAACCTGCTTACACCGACCTGCGTATTGGCTTTGAAGTCACCATGTACTTCGCTAGCCGTTGA
- the pqqF gene encoding pyrroloquinoline quinone biosynthesis protein PqqF, with amino-acid sequence MPALNHPHTQRLTLENGLTLCVRHEPRLKRCAAVLRVAAGSHDVPAAWPGLAHFLEHLLFLGTARFPAADNLMAWVQRHGGQVNARTCERHTDFFFELPMGAFEGGLERLCDMLAHPRMTLPDQLREREVLHAEFIAWAREPSAQREIKLFQPLNPAHPLRAFHAGNRYSLPVPRAGFQQALKGFYQTFYQAGQMTLSLSGPSAIRELSTLAERCSAVLRPGKAVQQADAPALMTGQQRHYQHIDGSRLSLMFALEQLPPESDKALEFLCNWINADKAGGLFAQLRQQQLIDTLKATSLYCFKDQALLQIEFTATNAIAQHATLISDTFHDWLGFFRAQQDWPALREEFCLLQQRQQDISGALELARSDCKQHVPGLSDQGVTTLKVVLGQLQPGAMQLSHHAWQLPAPNPFLQAAKEPVSAGLIRGQTSAHRGLRTFAQDRLRSRRDVSAMSFSTAIPNLSGEAAIYLRWRLPATPADNPMPALQNSLRPLIQDARDAGVELSLNALGNDWLLKMYGYHEPMPAILESALRTLASPCTGQSAGTPPEATLMPIRQLLKRLPELCPPAGESDGAHNWSETRWDGLTVGLPSATQALIGPVLNKVPGTPDAQLTLQSGHPVERHWHTVPCDSSEHALLLFCPAAEATVAGEAAWRLLAQVAQTPFYQRLRVELQLGYAVFSGLRQINGQTGLLFGVQSPHASTAQIFEHIRNFLVDLPNLVSALDETSFTQARAALAQQFSSEALGVSQTSELLWQSKLAGHPSDYLTALYTALMALDQDTTLKAAQQTTQPDSRWLCVATGPVTETFYPGRS; translated from the coding sequence ATGCCTGCGCTGAACCACCCTCACACCCAACGTCTGACCCTTGAAAACGGCCTGACCCTCTGCGTGCGCCACGAGCCGCGCCTCAAGCGCTGCGCGGCCGTTTTAAGGGTCGCCGCAGGCAGCCATGATGTGCCTGCGGCCTGGCCGGGCCTGGCGCACTTCCTTGAACACTTGCTGTTTCTGGGCACCGCACGCTTCCCGGCGGCAGACAACCTGATGGCCTGGGTACAGCGCCACGGCGGTCAGGTCAATGCCAGAACCTGCGAGCGACATACCGACTTTTTTTTCGAACTGCCCATGGGTGCTTTCGAAGGGGGTCTTGAACGCTTGTGCGACATGCTCGCCCATCCGCGCATGACTCTGCCTGACCAACTGCGCGAACGTGAAGTGCTACATGCCGAGTTTATTGCCTGGGCCCGTGAGCCTTCGGCACAGCGTGAGATCAAACTGTTCCAGCCATTGAACCCGGCCCATCCACTGCGCGCATTCCATGCCGGTAACCGTTATAGCCTGCCAGTACCTCGCGCGGGTTTTCAGCAAGCCCTGAAAGGTTTCTACCAGACCTTTTATCAGGCCGGACAAATGACCTTGAGCCTGAGCGGCCCGTCGGCAATCCGTGAACTGAGCACCCTGGCCGAGCGCTGCAGCGCTGTGTTGCGCCCCGGCAAAGCCGTGCAACAGGCCGATGCACCCGCCTTGATGACCGGTCAGCAGCGACATTATCAACACATTGACGGCTCGCGCCTGAGCCTGATGTTTGCCCTGGAACAGCTGCCGCCGGAGTCTGACAAGGCGCTGGAGTTCCTGTGCAACTGGATCAATGCCGACAAAGCCGGCGGTCTGTTCGCACAGTTACGCCAGCAGCAACTGATCGACACCCTTAAGGCCACGTCGCTCTACTGCTTCAAAGACCAGGCACTGCTACAGATTGAGTTCACTGCAACCAACGCCATTGCCCAACATGCCACGCTAATCAGCGACACCTTCCATGACTGGCTGGGGTTCTTCCGCGCACAACAGGACTGGCCTGCGTTACGTGAAGAGTTCTGTCTGCTGCAACAACGCCAGCAAGACATCAGTGGCGCACTGGAGCTTGCTCGAAGTGACTGCAAGCAACATGTGCCCGGCTTATCGGATCAAGGCGTAACAACCCTCAAGGTCGTGCTGGGGCAGCTGCAGCCAGGGGCAATGCAGTTATCGCACCATGCCTGGCAACTGCCAGCGCCCAATCCATTTCTGCAAGCAGCGAAGGAGCCGGTGAGTGCCGGCCTGATTCGCGGGCAAACCAGCGCTCACCGTGGTTTGCGCACCTTTGCCCAGGATCGTTTGCGCAGTCGCCGCGACGTGTCTGCCATGAGTTTCAGCACGGCAATACCCAACCTCAGCGGCGAAGCAGCGATTTACCTGCGCTGGCGTTTGCCCGCTACACCTGCCGACAACCCGATGCCTGCGCTGCAGAACAGCCTGCGCCCGTTGATCCAGGATGCTCGTGACGCTGGTGTCGAACTTTCGCTCAACGCTTTGGGCAATGACTGGCTGCTGAAGATGTACGGTTACCACGAGCCGATGCCCGCCATTCTGGAAAGCGCCCTGCGTACGCTCGCCAGCCCGTGCACCGGGCAATCAGCCGGCACGCCCCCTGAGGCGACGTTGATGCCCATTCGCCAACTGCTCAAGCGCCTGCCCGAACTGTGCCCGCCCGCTGGCGAAAGTGACGGGGCCCACAATTGGTCAGAAACACGCTGGGACGGGCTGACAGTCGGCCTGCCATCTGCCACACAGGCCTTGATTGGCCCCGTGCTGAACAAGGTGCCTGGTACCCCGGATGCGCAACTGACGCTTCAGTCCGGGCATCCTGTCGAGCGCCATTGGCACACAGTACCCTGTGATTCCAGCGAACACGCACTGCTGCTGTTTTGCCCGGCCGCCGAGGCCACAGTGGCGGGCGAAGCTGCCTGGCGTCTGCTTGCCCAAGTGGCGCAAACCCCTTTCTATCAACGCCTGCGGGTTGAACTGCAATTGGGATACGCGGTGTTCAGTGGCTTGCGCCAAATCAATGGCCAAACCGGCCTGCTGTTTGGTGTGCAATCGCCCCACGCGAGCACGGCACAAATCTTTGAGCACATCCGTAACTTCCTCGTAGATTTGCCAAATCTGGTCTCGGCACTGGATGAAACATCTTTCACCCAGGCCCGCGCCGCCCTGGCACAGCAATTCTCAAGCGAGGCCCTGGGCGTGTCCCAGACCAGCGAATTGCTATGGCAAAGCAAGCTTGCAGGCCACCCGTCGGATTACCTGACAGCCCTCTACACTGCGCTTATGGCGCTGGATCAAGACACTACACTCAAGGCTGCACAGCAAACCACACAACCTGACAGCCGCTGGTTATGTGTGGCTACCGGTCCTGTAACTGAAACGTTTTATCCCGGAAGAAGCTGA
- a CDS encoding carbon-nitrogen hydrolase family protein has protein sequence MRIALYQCPPLPLDVAGNLQRLRETAQQADNIDLLVLPEMFLTGYNIGAQAVAELAQAHDGDAAQQIAKLAKATGMAIVYGYPERGADGHIYNSAQLIDAHGKSLCNYRKTHLFGELDHSMFSQGPDSFPVIELNGWKLGLLICYDLEFPENTRRLALAGAEVIVVPTANMVPFEFIADVTVRCRAFENHCYVAYANYCGHEGEIHYCGQSSIAAPNGKQIALAEQDETLLVATLQRQQLTDAKTGNFYLADRRPELYGELSKG, from the coding sequence ATGCGCATTGCCCTTTACCAATGCCCGCCTCTGCCCTTGGATGTTGCGGGCAATCTGCAGCGTTTGCGTGAAACAGCCCAGCAAGCCGATAACATTGACCTGCTGGTGTTGCCCGAAATGTTCCTCACCGGCTACAACATCGGCGCGCAAGCCGTAGCCGAACTCGCACAAGCCCACGACGGCGACGCCGCACAGCAAATTGCCAAACTGGCCAAAGCCACGGGCATGGCCATTGTGTACGGCTACCCCGAGCGCGGTGCAGACGGACATATCTACAACAGTGCACAGTTGATCGACGCACACGGCAAAAGTCTGTGCAACTACCGCAAGACTCACCTGTTCGGCGAACTCGATCACTCGATGTTCAGCCAGGGCCCCGACTCATTCCCGGTCATTGAACTCAACGGCTGGAAGCTCGGCCTGCTGATCTGCTACGACCTCGAGTTTCCGGAAAACACCCGCAGGCTGGCCCTGGCCGGAGCTGAAGTGATTGTGGTACCCACCGCGAATATGGTGCCCTTCGAGTTCATCGCCGATGTCACCGTGCGTTGCCGCGCTTTCGAAAACCACTGCTATGTAGCCTACGCCAACTACTGTGGCCATGAAGGCGAGATCCATTACTGCGGCCAAAGCAGCATCGCCGCACCCAACGGCAAGCAGATTGCCCTGGCCGAACAGGATGAGACCCTGCTGGTGGCAACGTTGCAACGCCAACAGCTGACTGATGCAAAAACCGGCAACTTTTACCTCGCAGACCGTCGGCCCGAGCTATATGGCGAGCTGAGCAAGGGCTAA